In Methanofastidiosum sp., the genomic stretch TGACATGGCCGTGTCGGGAGACATATTCAGAAACAATAGCCCCAATGCCATTGATAAGGAGAATATTACCCCTATTACAACATCCGTCTTTAACTTTGCTTTGTCAGCTAAAGGCCCTAAAGCAAGCGAAACAAAAGTTGAAAATAATAGTGCAAAAATTAATGGGTCTTTTCTTAAAAATATACCAAGTGCAGCACCAGCAAAAGCTGCGTGAGACATTGCAAATCCGAGTGAAGAGAGATTCATTCTCACAACAAATGTGCCCATCAAAGAGCAAGTATAGCCAGTTAGAACAGCACCAATAATAGCAAAAAGAATTATTTTTGTAGAAAAAAGATCTAACATACAATTCCCTTGTATCCCATTTCGAGAAGCTCTGGTTTCAATATATCTTCTTTATTGCCGTCTGCAACGATCTTCCCATTGTCCATCACAATGACCCTATTGCATGCTTTTGGAATTGAAGCTATATCATGAATAACGATGACAAAGGTCATGCCTTTGCTTTTATGAAAATGAATAAGTTTTTCTGAAACTTCCCTTCTTGCTTCAAAGTCAAGATTTGAAAATGGCTCGTCCATGAGTATAATTTCAGGTTCTTTGGCAAGAGCTCTTGCAATCATTACCTTCTGTGCTTGGCCGCCAGAGAGTTTTCCTATAGGTCTTTTCGATATGCCATCTATCCCCATATAGTCCATCATACTCTTAGCAATTTCTTTATCTTTTTTTGTTATTGGCTTTAATAATCCAATCTTACCATATCTCCCCATTAGAACAACATCTGAGACTAAAAAAGGAGTTAGCTCATCAATAGAATAATCCTGAGGCACGTACCCTACATATTTTCTTATATCGTTTCCATCGCCTCTCAAAGCCTTTCCCAATACTTTTACTTCGCCCTTATTGGATTGAAGGAGCCCATTAATAGTTTCAAGTAGTGTAGTTTTGCCTGCTCCATTAGGGCCGATCACTGCTATGAATTCACCTTTTTGTATATTAAGTGTAATATCCTTTAAACAAGGAATTTTTTCACCTTCATATGTAGTGTCAACTGAATTTAATTCTATTGCTTTGTCCATTTTTGAACCTCAAAAAGTTCAGTATAATCTTTCTCCATAATATGTTCAGCTAGGGTCTCAAGATCTTCATGACCAACTTGTGTTCTAATTTTTTCTAATATAGCTTCTTTTGGAACAATAACGATGCCATCATTTTCTTTATAAAAAACAATCTTTATAGGTAGGCCGTCAGAAACTTTTAGATTTGCCTTTCCAGTTGTGGCTCCTGATGTAAACTGTATCCCATCGATTGTACATGATAGAGGGGGTTTTAGCGGCATTGTAATCTCTGCAAAAATTTCAAATGGGGAACTGCTAAGGGTCTTTTTTGCATAGAGGCCCATTTTTGCACCAAGAACTAAATAAGGTCCAAGATGTCCATGAAACTCAGAAAGCCTTTTAGAGAGCTCTTTGGGGGCCATGTTATCAAAGTCCATTGTGGTTACTTTCATCTTCTCACCATAACACTAATGGCTATTTCGTAACACTACTTATAAGAGTTTTGATTTAGAATATTTTAAATTATGAGATAAAAAACGATAGGCCCAGCATTAATCCTCTAAATGTTTCAATACGTTCTTATGGATCTCGTCTATGCTTTGCTCGCCGTCTATGACAATAAATTTGTATTTATTTGAGAGGAGTTCATATATGTCAAAAACTTTCTTTTGGAAATCAATATTTTCCTCATAAAGGTCTTTTTCTTTCCTTCTTTTCATTGCGGATTCTGGCCTTATTCTTATGTAGAAAACAATGTCGGGATCAAGTGAATATTTTTCTATTTCTTGGATCCATTTGGGGTCTACACCATTTGCTCCTTGATACGCCATGTTAGAGTATTTGTATCTGTCTGAAATAACTATTTTATTTTCGAACAAAGCCTTTTTTATTTTTAAGAAGTGCTCGTGCCTATCGGCTGCATAGAGCATTGCTACTGTTTCAGACGCTAGAGAAATCTTTTTTTCAAGATTTGATTTTATGACTTTTCCTATAGGATCATCGTAGATTGGCTCATGGGTTAACATGACTTCATAACCTTTCTCTCTAAAAAATGATGAAAGTAATTTTGCTTGTGTTTCTTTCCCTGATGCATCAATGCCTTCAAAGACAATGAATCTTTTCATAGATTAATTAAAGTTAATTTGATTTTTATAGTTTAGTGTAAAAATTAAAATAGCTTAGTAAGATTTTTAAGTCAGTTGGTTTATGAGCTTTAATGGTTTATAATAAACTCTATATCAGAATAGCTGCCGCGGGGAACTTTGAAGAAAAATTTCTTGCTGAATTTCAAAAAGAGTTACAAAATCTCTTATGGGGCACACTTGGAATTAATGCAAGTTGCTATTACAACGCTTCAAATTCTGGCGGGATCCCTATATATAAAATCCCACCAAATGCATATAATCCCCAGGTAGGTAAATACAATACTCAGAGTTTATTTATATTCGGGAAAGAAAGGAGAGAAGAATCTCTTAAAAAATTTGGGAAGACTGAAGTTCTTCTTAAAGTATTAGTATTAGTAGATTTTGAGATATATAAATCTGGATTTACAGGCACTCTTTTTGGTGAAGCGGAAGTTGATGGCCAGATTGCAATTGTTACAACTGCCCCTCTGAAAAATCACTTCAAGAGTGATTTTCTGATAAAGGAAAGAGCATTGAAAGAGGCGTTGCATGAGCTTGGACACACACTTGGCCTTGACCACTGCAAGATCCCGGGATGTTCAATGAACATCTCTAAAGATATTTACGATATAGATGAAAAAAAGAAAACTTATTGCAAGGAATGCTTGAATAAGTTATTTGGCGGCTACTCTTAAGAAACTCTTATGTAGACTGTGCTTGGAAATGCTGATTCTGCCATCCCCTTGTATTCTACTTCTCCAGTATTTTTGTTTACCTCAAATTTTAAAGCGTGGTAGTTTACTGTAAGATTGTTACCTTCAAGTTTTCCAACGCCCCTCAAAACTTCTATTTCGTAAAAATTGCCTCTGTCATTAATCTTGTATGTTGGACTGTAAGGGTGGAATGAATACGATCGTGTATTGGCAATTTTCTGTCCGTTTTCCCAGATGTATGCATCTACAAGCTTCAGTGCATTTTTCTCAGAAACCGGGATCATTGTTTCAATCTGTATTTTTAGTGTATCTCGTTCTTCAGTGACGAGATTTTTTTCAATTGTGAGTGTTTCAATGTCCTCTTTCAAATCCTTATTTTCAGTTAACATTAGATAAGATGTCGCCCCAAAAATAAGGACGAGTAAAGAGAGTATTGCAATTAGATTTTTACTCATAATACCACTTCTTTTTAGTTATATTTAAAAAATATCTATATAAATATTTGTAAAAACTGATAATTAGTTATTAATTATCATCGTTATATAAAGAAATTGCTATAGATTATAGACGATAGTTTAATCTTTTTAGAAAGATTTAAATATTCTTTTCCAAAATGCAGTTTATGAACAGGAAGCTTAGAATGGGTATATCCATTTCTTTAGTTATATTTACATTAACATTATTTGTAGCCTATGCTGCTGCTGAAAATGGCTCGAATTCTCAACATTATCGATTTCAGATGAAGTTCTTAGGAACAGAAGGAACGGTAAGGCCAGATGAAAATCTTAGAATTTCAGATGTTAGATTTGTATTAGGTAAAGATACCATTACTCTAAAAATGAACGTATATATCCCAAGAAATTCTGGTATAGACAGAATGGAAATTTCCTTTGTCAATGACCCAGACAGATCAAAAAGATTTTTCCTTGAGCCGTCTGAGGCAAAAGGTGTGGTAAGCTCAACAAAGCCACTGTATATGAATGCAACTCAATCTTACTTCTTAAGAGATGGTGACGTAAATAAAAAGACATCTATCTTAACACTTACCTACAAAAGAGTAGGAGACTACTATTATCAACTGCCGCTTAATGCAACAGTTGATTCATTTTACGGAGAATTTTGGATTGTCTTTGATAGAGGCACAAATGACCCCCCAATCCTACTTGAAAATAATAATATTAACATATCCTTTTCATACCCATATGGGGACGCAGGAATAAATGGGATTAAGGTTCCTGATGATTACACAATAACTACAGTTACACCTGAAACAACAGAGAGAGTTAAGTCCTTTATTGTCTATTACTCTGCACCACCAACTAGCGTGTTCATTGAGGCTTTAAGGGGTCAGGCAGAGCCAACTCCCTTGGAAAAATTAAGTATGTGGGGCAATTCAAACCTCGGTATTTTCCTTATTATTTTCACATTCATATGTGGATTAGATTCTTCAATGGTTTTCCTTTCAAGCTGGAAAAAATCATTAGGGCCTAAGAAAAACAATAATAATGGCAAAGCTACAGTAAAGAAAGATGAGTTTGATGAAAGACCCCCGCCCCCTGATAGAACTGTAAGACAGAGACCGATACCTGCGCCTGTTGAACGAGAAAGGCCTCTGAGAAAGGAAGAGCCAACTAGCAGATATCGCCCATACAGGGAAGTCAACAACACAAAGGATCTCGTTGATGACATTAAGAGGCTTGAGAAAGCCATGGAAGATTATGAAAACTCAGTCAAGTTAAGAAAAAAGTAAAGGTTGGAAGATATCGTGGATGATAAAAAATCTGTAGGCATATATGCGGCATCTTTAGTAAAAGATGGAGATATAGTGGGACTTGGAACTGGAAGTACTACTGCATTTACAATAATAGAACTTGGAAGAAGGATAAAAGAAGAGGGAATATCAATATACGGAATACCTACTTCTTTCCAGGCAAAACTACTGGCTGTAGAATCAAAAATACCAGTTACAACTCTAGATGAGCATGATATTGATATAGCAATTGATGGTGCAGATGAAGTAGATCCAACTCTATCTCTCCTAAAAGGAAGAGGGGGGGCCCTCTTACAGGAAAAGATAATTGACTACAATGCAAATAGATTTGTTGTTGTTTGCGAAGAGAGAAAACTTGTAGAAAAGCTCGGAAAATTTTTCCCTGTGACTATTGAAGTATTTCCACTTGCTTATAGAAAAGTCTTTGAATCTTTGTCTTCTTTTGGAAAGCCTGTATTAAGAAATGCAGATAACAAAGATGGGCCTGTGATGACAGACAATGGAAACTTCATAATTGACCTCTTTACGACTGTTGAAAATCCTAAATCTTTAGAAAAAGAACTTAACGACATACCGGGGATATTTGAAAACGGCATATTTACTTCAAAATGCGAAGTAGTATTCATAAAAAACGGGAATATAGTGTCCCTAAAATCATAATCATAAATTATATATAACAGAAAATAAATAAAATATCAGGTGATAAAATGAAAGAATATGCTAAGGAACTAAAGATCAATGTTCCGGAAAAAAGCGACATAGATAAAGGATTAATGGACATGCTAAAGTTCTTCTTAGATACTGAATCAAAAGTTAAGATATACCTATACCTTCTAAAAAAAGGAAACTCAACGTACGACAGCATTGCAGAGGGAACTTCAATCTACCCAAGCATGTGCCGTGAATCTTTAGCATCAATGGAGCAGATGAAGGTTGTTGAGAAAACTCAAGAAGATCCAGAGAAATATACTGCTGTCTCCCCATCAAAACTTGTAGACCGAAAGGTTGAGCAGCTTGAAAAAGAACTAAATGAATTCTTAAAGCTTGAAGAGGTATTAAAAGAAAAAAAGGAGATTAGAACACCAATTCTTCCTTTCAAAATTAAGATTGAAAGAGTTGAGAATCTGGATAATAAAGATGAGGAATGAAATCTTTTGATTAAGATTGATAAGGAGCTAATAGATTTCATATCTCACGCCTCAAAAAATACCTATCCAAATGAATTTGCTGCTTTTTTGAGAGAAGTAAAAGGAGTAATTTCTGAAGTCGTTTTTTCTCCTTTTAGTATTTTTGGAAAAAATTCATCTACAATTTCCCATTTCAGCCTTCCAATAGATACCTCCATTATAGGCACAGTCCACTCCCATCCATCAAGGAATGGATTACCTTCTGAAGGGGATCTAAACTTTTTTTCTCATTATGGAAAAGTTCACATAATAGTTAGATATCCTTATGAAAAGGAAGATTATTTCATTTATTCAAGAGAAGGAGAAAACTTAGAGTATGAGGTTGTATAATGCAACAAAAAGAATTACTTCTCAAATCTCTTTCAAAATCTGTTTCTGATTTGATGGGAAAAAGAGAAAAAGTCCCTGTTTCATTTTCTGGTGGCGTTGACAGCTATATTACTGCAGCCTTAGTCAAAAAATATTCAACGCCTATACTCTACACAATTGGGAACGATAGCTCAAAAGACCTTTATTATTCAAGACTTGCTTCGGAATCTTTAGGATCAGAAATAAAAATAATTAATCTATCGGATAAAGAAATTGTAAAAGGAATTGAAAAGACTATTGAAATAATTGGGGTGGAGAATAGTCTTGACGTATTGATAGGTTCTACATTTTACCTTATTGCAAAAAGAATAAAGCAGGATAATTTTGATATCTGCCTATCGGGACAAGGTGCAGATGAACTGTTTTTTGGCTATGACAAGTATAGAAGGGCTTTAGCAAAAGGGGATAGCCCAACTGAGTTAAGAAACAAGGATATAATGGAGCTAGAAGGAATACTCTCCAAAAGAGAGTACGAGATTTTTGGAAGTTTTGGAATAAAATTTATGTCACCGTTTTTAGATGAAGAAGTTAAAAAAATCGGGATGCAAATCGAAAGAGAATATAATCTCAAAAGCTCAGATGATGATTTAAGAAAGCATGTTCTCAGGGAGATTGCGTTAGATCTGGGTGCCCCACTTGAGATTATTAATCGCAAGAAGAAAGCATTGCAGTATGGCTCAGGTATCCTTGATGATATTAGGAGAATATCCAGAGAGAAAGGTTTAGCGTCATCTCTAAATGCTTATTTAGAATCCATAAAAAAAGAGATGTAATATAAATAAAATAAAAGATTTATTTTTTCTTGCCGAAACCGAGTATCTTCATGAATGAGAACATTGGTGTAGATTTTGGAGTTATTGTAATTGATACTTCTTCATTACATTCTTCATTAATTAATGTAATTGCTCCTGGTTTTGCTCCTCTAAATGTCCAAGTTATCCACTTAATTTTAAGGTAATCCTCTGGGTGTTCGTTCCAGTAACTTTCGGGGGCAAATCCTGCGTGTATTAAGTTCCAATCTTCATCAAAATATTCTACATTGATCAGCTCAAGAGGTCCTAATTGATAAGGCAGCCCTCCTTTGGATTCAATATCACGAGATATACTACCTAGTGTTTTATTATCAAGCATAACGTCGCCTGTGGCGTCAAGAAGTGAAGACATTGTTAGTATATCTCCAACGTGAGCTGAAGTTCTACTAATCCTATAGTAGTCATTGCACGAGTATGATGGCCCAGTTGCCGTTATAGATGCAACACCAAAAACGCTTGTTACAAAAAGTAACGTTACTAAAATTGCATATAATTTCCTCATAATTACAACTCGTATGAGAGATATTAATGCTATTTATAAAAGTTACGAAAAATAATATCTGAAATTTGAGAATATCTCAAAAAATAATCGTGAAAAAATAGTAACTCTTTTATTAATCGTTTACAATATAGCTATTATGGAACTTAAAATAAAGTATCTTGATATCCAGGAAACGCAGGATATTGTTTTTTTGAATGTTAAGGATGCGATAAAGGAAAGAATTGATCCTGGAGAAAAGATTATTATTAGAAGAACGGATTCATCATATTCATCATCTGCGGTATTGACAAAAGATATCGTCAAGGAAGGTTTTATAGGAGTTCCTCAAAAAAAATCAAAGCGCTATAATCATCAGGAAAATGATGTAGTTGAAGTATTTCCCGATGTAAATATGGATCTTGCCCATATATCAAAAAAGAAACTAGACGGGAAGATACTGACAAAGGAAGAGATTACAAAGTTTGTTGGTGGAATAATAGATGGTAATATCGACAGCATAATAATCTCTAGTTTTCTTACTACAACCCAGATACTTGGAACATCGACAAAAGAGATAGAGTACCTTACGCGTGCAATGGCAGAAACAGGTACAATGATAAGATTTGACAAAAGTCCTATAATGGATGTCCACAGCATTGGTGGAGTTCCGGGCAATAAAACTGCTCTTTTGACTGTACCTATAGTTGCGTCTGCTGGCCTTTATATCCCTAAAACTTCTTCAAGGGCAATAACATCCCCTGCAGGTACAGCCGATGTCGTCGAGGTCATATCACCTGTTGATTTTTCTCCTGACAAATTAAAGGAAATTGTCAAAACAACTGGCGGGTGTCTTGCATGGAGCGGAGTCTTAAATTTAACACCGGCAGATGAAAAGATAGTTGAAGTTGAAAGAAGGCTCCATATTGATCCAGAACCTATTATCCTTGCAAGTGTTTTAAGCAAAAAATATGCAATGGGTGCTGAGTTTCTTTTGAT encodes the following:
- the rpiA gene encoding ribose 5-phosphate isomerase A: MDDKKSVGIYAASLVKDGDIVGLGTGSTTAFTIIELGRRIKEEGISIYGIPTSFQAKLLAVESKIPVTTLDEHDIDIAIDGADEVDPTLSLLKGRGGALLQEKIIDYNANRFVVVCEERKLVEKLGKFFPVTIEVFPLAYRKVFESLSSFGKPVLRNADNKDGPVMTDNGNFIIDLFTTVENPKSLEKELNDIPGIFENGIFTSKCEVVFIKNGNIVSLKS
- a CDS encoding asparagine synthase C-terminal domain-containing protein; translated protein: MQQKELLLKSLSKSVSDLMGKREKVPVSFSGGVDSYITAALVKKYSTPILYTIGNDSSKDLYYSRLASESLGSEIKIINLSDKEIVKGIEKTIEIIGVENSLDVLIGSTFYLIAKRIKQDNFDICLSGQGADELFFGYDKYRRALAKGDSPTELRNKDIMELEGILSKREYEIFGSFGIKFMSPFLDEEVKKIGMQIEREYNLKSSDDDLRKHVLREIALDLGAPLEIINRKKKALQYGSGILDDIRRISREKGLASSLNAYLESIKKEM
- a CDS encoding formylmethanofuran dehydrogenase subunit E family protein yields the protein MKVTTMDFDNMAPKELSKRLSEFHGHLGPYLVLGAKMGLYAKKTLSSSPFEIFAEITMPLKPPLSCTIDGIQFTSGATTGKANLKVSDGLPIKIVFYKENDGIVIVPKEAILEKIRTQVGHEDLETLAEHIMEKDYTELFEVQKWTKQ
- a CDS encoding archaemetzincin, which codes for MVYNKLYIRIAAAGNFEEKFLAEFQKELQNLLWGTLGINASCYYNASNSGGIPIYKIPPNAYNPQVGKYNTQSLFIFGKERREESLKKFGKTEVLLKVLVLVDFEIYKSGFTGTLFGEAEVDGQIAIVTTAPLKNHFKSDFLIKERALKEALHELGHTLGLDHCKIPGCSMNISKDIYDIDEKKKTYCKECLNKLFGGYS
- a CDS encoding metalloprotease, producing the protein MIKIDKELIDFISHASKNTYPNEFAAFLREVKGVISEVVFSPFSIFGKNSSTISHFSLPIDTSIIGTVHSHPSRNGLPSEGDLNFFSHYGKVHIIVRYPYEKEDYFIYSREGENLEYEVV
- a CDS encoding transcriptional regulator, which translates into the protein MKEYAKELKINVPEKSDIDKGLMDMLKFFLDTESKVKIYLYLLKKGNSTYDSIAEGTSIYPSMCRESLASMEQMKVVEKTQEDPEKYTAVSPSKLVDRKVEQLEKELNEFLKLEEVLKEKKEIRTPILPFKIKIERVENLDNKDEE
- a CDS encoding metal ABC transporter ATP-binding protein, whose protein sequence is MDKAIELNSVDTTYEGEKIPCLKDITLNIQKGEFIAVIGPNGAGKTTLLETINGLLQSNKGEVKVLGKALRGDGNDIRKYVGYVPQDYSIDELTPFLVSDVVLMGRYGKIGLLKPITKKDKEIAKSMMDYMGIDGISKRPIGKLSGGQAQKVMIARALAKEPEIILMDEPFSNLDFEARREVSEKLIHFHKSKGMTFVIVIHDIASIPKACNRVIVMDNGKIVADGNKEDILKPELLEMGYKGIVC
- a CDS encoding AMP phosphorylase yields the protein MELKIKYLDIQETQDIVFLNVKDAIKERIDPGEKIIIRRTDSSYSSSAVLTKDIVKEGFIGVPQKKSKRYNHQENDVVEVFPDVNMDLAHISKKKLDGKILTKEEITKFVGGIIDGNIDSIIISSFLTTTQILGTSTKEIEYLTRAMAETGTMIRFDKSPIMDVHSIGGVPGNKTALLTVPIVASAGLYIPKTSSRAITSPAGTADVVEVISPVDFSPDKLKEIVKTTGGCLAWSGVLNLTPADEKIVEVERRLHIDPEPIILASVLSKKYAMGAEFLLIDMPMGEGTKISTWENARKLASNFAELGSSLGMHVEVAVTYGGQPIGNAVGPALEAREALIALEGKQSESLTEKAIGLAAILLELGKKAEVGKGKEMARDILESGKALEKFREIIAAQGGKSDIKPEEIPLGKFKETILSEDSGYITKVDNATIVKVAKILGTPFDKGAGLLLNYKVGDRVEKDDVIVELYAESKERLLSAKRFMDYNRIFQTEGMILKRFPGLKVI
- the tmk gene encoding dTMP kinase, whose protein sequence is MKRFIVFEGIDASGKETQAKLLSSFFREKGYEVMLTHEPIYDDPIGKVIKSNLEKKISLASETVAMLYAADRHEHFLKIKKALFENKIVISDRYKYSNMAYQGANGVDPKWIQEIEKYSLDPDIVFYIRIRPESAMKRRKEKDLYEENIDFQKKVFDIYELLSNKYKFIVIDGEQSIDEIHKNVLKHLED